A region of Beijerinckia sp. 28-YEA-48 DNA encodes the following proteins:
- a CDS encoding ABC transporter permease has translation MKRTTLLAWQIGLAIAIIAVWHVLTTYPVISEVKQARFFFSTPVDVALRVWRFFATGMIWRHLWITLLETLLAFGIGSIAGIVIGFWLARQPRVAAVLDPFVKMANALPRVVLAPIFMLWFGLDIWSKVALGVTLVFFIVFFNVYQGVKEVSPVILSNARMLGMNERQLFRHVYWPSALSWMFSSLHTSIGFALVGAVVGEYLGSAAGLGYLIHEAESTFDMTGVVAGMVVLSVVVVLIDWLVTLIEVRLLAWRPEGTAQGA, from the coding sequence ATGAAACGCACGACGCTGCTCGCCTGGCAGATCGGACTGGCCATCGCCATCATCGCTGTCTGGCATGTGTTGACCACCTATCCTGTTATCTCCGAAGTGAAGCAGGCGCGCTTCTTCTTTTCGACGCCGGTCGATGTGGCGCTGCGGGTGTGGCGTTTCTTCGCCACCGGCATGATTTGGCGGCATCTGTGGATCACGCTGCTGGAAACGCTGCTCGCCTTCGGCATCGGCTCGATTGCTGGCATCGTCATCGGCTTCTGGCTGGCGCGTCAGCCGCGCGTCGCCGCCGTGCTCGATCCGTTCGTTAAAATGGCCAATGCCCTGCCGCGCGTCGTGCTGGCGCCGATCTTCATGCTGTGGTTTGGCCTCGACATCTGGTCGAAAGTGGCGCTCGGCGTCACCCTGGTGTTCTTCATCGTCTTCTTCAACGTCTACCAGGGCGTGAAGGAAGTGAGCCCGGTGATCCTGTCGAACGCGCGCATGCTCGGCATGAACGAGCGGCAGCTGTTTCGCCATGTCTATTGGCCTTCCGCGTTGTCGTGGATGTTCTCGTCGTTGCACACGTCGATCGGCTTCGCGCTGGTGGGCGCGGTGGTCGGCGAATATCTGGGTTCGGCCGCGGGGCTCGGCTATCTGATCCATGAGGCGGAAAGCACGTTCGATATGACCGGCGTTGTCGCCGGTATGGTGGTGTTGTCGGTCGTGGTTGTGCTGATTGACTGGCTGGTTACACTGATCGAGGTTCGGTTGCTGGCCTGGCGGCCGGAAGGGACGGCCCAGGGCGCTTGA